Part of the Triticum aestivum cultivar Chinese Spring chromosome 4D, IWGSC CS RefSeq v2.1, whole genome shotgun sequence genome is shown below.
ATGTGCCTCAGGAGATTTTATGTTTCTGGCTGATGTTCCGACTGATATGAGAGATGTAATGAGGAACGAATATGCACCCACCATGGTGTAATTTTGTAGCCATGGTTCTAAAAAAAATACAAGTCCTAAAAACAAGTTGGAAAAAGAGTCAGTTACACCATTGGTGCGGTTGTGCCCGAACTTGGCATGAATGATCACTTCAGTGCTACAAGTTGTGGTGTACATTAAAGTGATGCAAAAACTTGTCTTTGCTGTGTAAATACGGTGCAAAACTCATTTTTATACATAAGGACGCTGACAAGACGTGCCAGCAGGCATGGAACCCGCTATCAATGATCAAACGGGTGGGGACAGCGTGTGGGGCCTGCTctttttgcaaaaagaaaaacttgCACAAAAATGACCCCGGTAGATCAGAAACAACACAAATCGCATTAAGAGGAAAAACTGTCCGATATTTCAGAGCGCGCCTTACCGAAACAACCGACGGCATTTGTTGTTGAAATGGGATTAGGAAGTTATGTATTCTTTAGATTAACAGCGTAAAGTAATTTTTTAAACACAAATGAAAAGCGTGCCACCCAATTGGCGATTAACCACCAGGCTTAATGACATTTAGTGCTCTATACGAGAGTAAATATTATCTATACTAGTTTGTTGGCCTAACAGCATAAATGATAACTCTAAACTTGAATGAAAAAGGTCCAGCAATCAAACCAGTGATCTCCTATCCCGATAGTGCAAACCAACACCCGACGAAGATCAACTATATACTTCGATACATCCATAATATAAGcaagagcaggatgtagggttttacctctatagagagggcccgaacctgggtaaatgatgtGTGTTCTTTctcttgttacccatcgatccgatctaacagttcgggcccccctatccgaggtctaccggttttgacaccgacaaaaggTGATCTTGGATTTCTTCAGTGGGGACTATAGGGACGAGTTGTTCAGCTCGAGAGGATTGCAGGGGCTAAGCATGGAAGGCTTTGGTCTCTTTGGGCTGGAGTTAGGGGATGGCAAAGCATCTGCCCTCTCCCCTCACCCGGTGGTTATTGACTGGATCAACCAAGGACATGCTAGAGAGGAGGGCAATATTGAGAGAACCAGCGCCAAGGTCAGGGTCAGTTACCCCAAGGACAGACGATGTGGAGTTTCTAATCCATGAAGAGATCATCTGAGAGATTGGATCTTTCTTCCGAGATGCTTCTCCTTGTGTAGGATCCTCCTTTTTTAGAGCACTAGGATTAACCACCACACCTGCTTAATATAAGACCAAAATGCATTATTGAATATGTGTGCATTTCTAGTTTTCCAAGTACACCATAAGATGCAAGTGCATGTAAAATTAGGCACATGTGGATGTTGTTAGCAGGCCAAAATCTGGCAACAGAAGGAAAATCATATCCTAAAGTAATTCCAAAGAAGCTAGACAACTATTTCCAAGTATTTTTAGAAACTGCACAATCAAAGAGCAGATGAGAAACAATTTCTTGCTCATTGCAAAGTACACAATCCAAAGGTATATTCAAGTTTCTTTTCTACAAGTTTGTCTCTAGTCATAGGTTTGTTATGAGATAGAAGCCACAGAAAGACTTGGACCCTGCGAGAGTCATACTACCATAAAATGCATCGTTGTTATTACTAAAAGAGATAGACTAGACAATTTGCTCCAAGTTGTATCAGGATTCCAtcagggaaaaagaagaagaaaaatcctTCTAAAAGTGAGTCACAATAATGGAAAAACTTATGTGTGATCACAATAATGATGACACACAATGGAACATcacaataaacctttatcatggaaCATTAAAAACCTTCTAATGGGACATCACAATCATGATGTAAGACAACGAAGCGATTGTAAAATATGACTGTGTGTCATCGACGATAAAAAAAACAATCATTTCAGCTCATTATGAACATATATATGAACTTATATTTTTGGGTCGAGTCAATTAGGATTGGTTGACCAACAAATACTCATGTTGAAGATATTCCGGTGATCAGCATCGTTTCATTAGAAAGATTTTATTACACAAGAACATGTATACATATATACATCGACGATTAATAACATACCCATTATCCAAGctgtcaaaagaaaaaggaaagacatTTAGCATCCATGATAACAACTTCGCAAATTCATCCGCGAGtcaatacaagacactccaagtccaagcaagaagaagaatgccACGCTCCTAAATAAAACTTTAACCGAGCATGCGTGCACGGCACACCAAGTTTTCTTTTCTTTACTGAAACAGGTACATCAAGGTTATCCTTGAACGGACAAACGAACACATAGCTCATGTTGATGCAGACGGAGATGAAGCTGGTTTGCCCCGGCCGCGGCCGTCGCCGACGAACCTCTTCCAGTACCAGTGGCGCTCCCAGACGGAGCCCATGGACTCGAGGGGGACGCCCTTGGTCTCCGGCAGGAAGACCAAGACGAAGGCCGTGAGGGCCACCACCCAGGCTGCGTAGTAGGCGAACGTGGCGTACTTGAGCCGGCATAGCAGGGCGAGGAAGGTCTGCGTCTGCAGGAAGGTGAGCCCCAGCGTGGTCGACACGCTCACCGACTGCCCCGCCGACCGTATCTCCATCGGGAAGATCTCGCCGGGGATGATCCAGATGAGCGGCGCCCACGACatgccgaacccggcgccctgcaCGCAGGTGAGCGCCAGCAGCGCTACCCCGTAAGCCCGCGGTATCGGGCCGTTGGCGGCTTGCGCCCCCATGATCCACGCGTTCGCGACCTGGCATACGACCATGATCACCGCGCCAACCATGACCAGCACCTTGCGGCCGTAGCGGTCGATCACCAGCGTGGAGAGGATGAGCGAGCCGAACTTGACGGCGGCGAGGATGACCGCGCCCATCAGCGCCGCGTTGCTCCCGAAGCCGGCGATGCGGAACACCAGCGGCGAGAAGAAGGTCAGCACCATCATGCCGCTCAGCTGGTGGCAGAACGGCACCACGACGGAGAATGTCAGGTGCGGGCGGTACTGCCGGTCGGCGAACAGCTTCCGGAACGCGCCTTCCTcgctgctgcgcgcggcctccaCGGCGCGCGTGATGTCCTTGAGCTCGGCGTCCACGTTCGCGCTGGCCCCGCGCACCCGGAGGAGCGCCGACCGGGCGAGGTCTGCCTTCCCGCGCATGATGAAGCTGCTGGGCGTGTCGGTGAGGAAGAGAGCGCCCACAAAGATGACGATGGCCGGCGCGCCGGCGAGGCCGAGGGAGAGCCTCCAGCCCCACTCGAGGCGCGCGGTGCCGTAGTTGACGAGGTTGGCGATGAGGATCCCGAGGGCGAGGAAGAACTGGAAGGCGACGCCGAGGGAGCCGCGCCACCGCGCGGGGGCCATCTCGGCGAGGTACAGCGGGGTGGCCTGGTTGGTGAACCCGACGCCGAAGCCGAGCAGCATGCGCCCGACGATGAGCATGGCGAGGTTCATCGCCGCGCCGGTCATGGCGCCTCCCGCGAAGAACAGCGCCCCGCCCAGCAGCATCACGCCACGCCGCCCCAGCGACCTGGTGACGCGGCCAGCGGCGAAGGACGAGACGAGGCCGGCGATGTACAGGGACGAGGTGAAGGAGGTCAGCGCGTGGCTGTCGAAGATGCAGTACTGGCTCCGCTTCGCGTCCGCCATCCGCCTGAGCACCTTGGGGAAGAAGGTCTGCAAGAAGGGCTTCATCTGCGAGACGCCGCCTGAATTTCACAACAGTTTGCAAGAGATCAGAAACGAGACGAGCACGCCGCGCAAGATCATAAGTAAGCTGTGGGTGAATCTGACCTGAGATGCCGATGTCGTAGCCGAAGATGAGGCCGCCGGAGGCCGCCACAAGGCAGGTCATGACTACGGTGAACGTGAGCTCGCCGCCGTAAGCCAAAGGGGAGCCATGGCCAGCCTCAACGCCAACAGCACCTACGGCCATCGCGTTCCCTCCCCTGTTGTGTGTGTGGACGCCCTGCAAAGGTTTCTCGTGCTACTCCAGTGTATTATAGTGTCACTGATCAAGTTATCGAGATGGAGAGCTGACTGGCAGCAACGGTACCGAGGAAGGGTGCACAGCTCTCAAGGGCCGGCATCCTCTTGTATTTATAGACTGGTCAACTTTGGGCAGGCCAGTGTATATCTCGCATTCATGTTTTTTTTAGTTGGCATTCATGTTTAGATATGGCACTCTCAATGCACTATATTTGTGTTGCATTTAAAATAAATCTgatttaatatctttcgtgagagaAAATTTATGAGATATTATtgctcccttccggtttatagccCTATATTTGGATTAACATACTATGGTGTAACTCTATCTTTTCTCATTAGATAGGTTATCCCATTAGATCTTTACGTATACATTAgtactctctctgtaaagaaatataagtgaTCTAAACACTCCTATATTTCTTTACGAACGAAGTATCAACGTTATGATATACTAGTCCAAGTTGGAGCAATGGGAGAGTCCTTAATGCATGACAAGCTACAACAACCATATCTCATCATGGTGGGCTAGCTGACTCAAGATTAGGTGAGtaactaaccaacctatacttaGGTGTAAATGTGATACTAAGCACGATTCCTATATCACTGTCCTTGAATCTTCACTAAAAATAAGAAACCTAACTTCCGCTGCATCGAAGTCGTATTGTTTGACGGGTCTTACAACGGCAAGTACCGCATAGTACGGAAGTACCATAGGGTTGGCGCTATTACAAAATCATTTAAATTTAAAACTCTTGTCACAACCACGGGGCATTTTTGTAACCCAGATCGAACAAACCAGCTGTGGAGTGGTTAGCCATGCCACCAGGTCAACTAGGGAACTAATAAAGATGATTAGTATACACGATTCATTTGCTTAGAGAGTACTCCCTAGATCACTAAGTAGTGATCTAAAAAGTCTTGTAAAAGTTTACAGAGGAATAGTAGTTTGGACTATGTGCATGGAGTATGTATTTCGTCATGCATGGTTCCGCTTGCACTTAAAATTGAACAAGCGAGGTTAGTGTGGCTCCAATACATATCTTCACGATGTTAGATGGCGTGTTAGAGTAGCTATTGACATGAAAATTGAACACTTGCTGTCAGACAATAAACATATCTGCAAGTCCACCACAAGACCGAATGAGTTCACAGAACAATGGCTGGCTTTAaaccttttttttctgttttttttttcttttcttatacGTTCTTTTCGTATGTCATCATGCGGTAACCATGATCAGCCAACTACAAACCTTGATGGTTATACGGGTTGTATGTTAGCCGAAGACTTTGGATCAATCACTGGCACTCGTTCACTACATAGGTGTAGCAGATTAACAAATGATAAAGAGCTTTCGTTCCAAGAGTACCACTCtgctgcggatcttactctggttgatctacgaggttcggtagtaacttgatctgaagttacatgatcatcatcattagcttcctcactaattggtgtaggagtcacatgaacagatttctgtgatgaactactttccaataacggagcaggtacagttacctcatcaagttctactttcctcccactcacttctttcgagagaaactccttctctagaaaggatccattcttagcaacaaatgtcttgccttcggatctgtgatagaaggtgtacccaacactctcctttgggtatcctatgaagacacatttctccgatttgggtttgagcttatcaggatgaaactttttcacataagcatcgcaaccccaaaattttaagaaacgacaactttggtttcttgccaaaccacagttcatacggtgtcgtctcaacagatttagatggtgccctttttaacgtgaatgcaactgtctctaatgcataaccccaaaacaatagtggtaaatcggtaagaaacatcgtagattgcaccatatctaataaagtacggttacgatgttcagacacaccattaagcagtggtgttccaggtggcgtgagttgcgaaactattctgcattgtttcaaatgaagaccaaactcgtaactcaaatattctcctccacgatcagatcgtagaaactttattttcttgttatgatgattttccacttcactctgaaattctttgaacttttcaaatatttcagacttatgtttcattaagtagatatacccatatctgctcaaatcatctgtgaaagtgagaaaataacgatacccgccgcgagcctcaacactcatcggaccgcatacgtcaatatgtattatttccaataagtcacttgctcgctccattgttccagagaacggagtcttagtcatcttgcccataaggcatggttcgcaagcatcaagtgattcataatcaagtgattccaaaatcccatcagcatggagtttcttcatgcgctttacaccaatatgacctaaacggcaatgccacaaatatgttgcactatcattatcaactttgcatcttttggcttcaatattataaatatgtgtatcactacgatcgagattcaataaaccattcaccttgggtgtatgaccattgaaggttttattcatgtaaacagaacaacaattattctctgacttttaaatgaataaccgtattgcaataaacatgatcaaatcatattcatgcttaacgcaaacaccaaataacatttatttaggttcaacactaatcccgaaagtatagggagtgtgcgatgatgatcatatcaatcttggaaccacttccaacacacatcgtcactttacccttaactagtctctgttcattctgcaactcccgtttcgagttactaatcttagcaactgaactagtatcaaatactgaggggttgctataaacactagtaaagtactcatcaataacatgtatatcaaatatacctttgttcactttgccatccttcttatccgccaaatacttggggtagttccacttccagtgaccatttcctttgcagtagaagtactcagtttcaggcttgggtctagctttgggcttcttcacgggagcagcaacttgcttgccgttcttttgaagttccccttcttccctttgccattttcttgaaactagtggtcttgttaatcatcaacatttgatgctctttcttgatttctaccttcattgatttcatcatcatgaaaagctcgggaatcattttcgtcatcccttgcatactatagttcatcacgaagttctactaacttggtgatggtgactagagaattctgtcaatcactatcttatctggaagattaactcccacttgattcaagcgattgtagtacccagacaatctgagcatatgctcactgcttgagctattctcctccatcttttagctatagaacttgttggagacttcatatctctcaactcgggtatttgctagaaatattaacttcaactcctggaacatctcatatggtccatgacgttcaaaacgtctttgaagtcccgattctaagccgtaaagtatggtgcactaaactatcaagtagtcatcatatcgagcttgccaaacgttcataacgtctgcatctgctcctgcaatcggtctgtcacctagcggtgcatcaaggacataattcttctgtgcagcaatgaggataatcctaagatcacggatccaatccgcatcatttctaataacatctttcaacttagttttctctaggacatatcaaaaataaaacaggggagctaaatgcgagctattgatctacaacatagatatgctaatactaccaggactaagttcatgataaattaaagttcaattaatcatattacttaaagaactcccacttagatagacatccctctaatcctctaagtgatcacgtgatccatatcaactaaacgatgtccgatcatcaggtgagatggagtagtttcaatgatgaacatcactatgttgatcatatctactatatgattcacgctcgacctttcggtctcagggttccgaggccatatctgcatatgctaggctcgtcaagtttaacctgagtattctgcgtgtgcaactgttttgcacccgttgtatttgaacgtagagcttatcacacccgatcatcacgtggtgtctcagcacgaagaactttcgcaatggtgcatactcaggta
Proteins encoded:
- the LOC123100578 gene encoding sugar transport protein MST1; its protein translation is MAVGAVGVEAGHGSPLAYGGELTFTVVMTCLVAASGGLIFGYDIGISGGVSQMKPFLQTFFPKVLRRMADAKRSQYCIFDSHALTSFTSSLYIAGLVSSFAAGRVTRSLGRRGVMLLGGALFFAGGAMTGAAMNLAMLIVGRMLLGFGVGFTNQATPLYLAEMAPARWRGSLGVAFQFFLALGILIANLVNYGTARLEWGWRLSLGLAGAPAIVIFVGALFLTDTPSSFIMRGKADLARSALLRVRGASANVDAELKDITRAVEAARSSEEGAFRKLFADRQYRPHLTFSVVVPFCHQLSGMMVLTFFSPLVFRIAGFGSNAALMGAVILAAVKFGSLILSTLVIDRYGRKVLVMVGAVIMVVCQVANAWIMGAQAANGPIPRAYGVALLALTCVQGAGFGMSWAPLIWIIPGEIFPMEIRSAGQSVSVSTTLGLTFLQTQTFLALLCRLKYATFAYYAAWVVALTAFVLVFLPETKGVPLESMGSVWERHWYWKRFVGDGRGRGKPASSPSAST